DNA sequence from the Methanobrevibacter millerae genome:
GGCAAGGGTTATACTCTGCCTGCTGTTGACTGTGTATTTTTGCCGCTTCCATATACGTCAGCTGAAGAGCTCTCCAAATTCTTTGCAGAGACTTTGGCCCGCAAACTGGGCGAAACTTACGACAATTTGGAATACATTTCAGTCTGCGTCAATGAAGGAATCGGCCAGGGAGCTCAATTTAAGAAAGAATTCGTGGAATAGTTATGAAAGCTCCAATTATCGAAATATTCTCTTCATTTCAAGGTGAAGGCTTATTAATAGGTCAGAGACAGATTTTTGTACGTTTTGCAGGCTGCAACCTGAATTGCGCATACTGCGATACGAAAAACAGCATTTCAAAAGATGACGGCATTCTCATGACGCCATCCGAAGTGGCCTCAAAAATCGAAAGTATTTTAACTCCGGACTGTCAAACAATATCTTTTACAGGTGGTGAACCCTCACTGTATCCGGACTTTATCAATGAAGTGTCACGTCTTACAAATCTTGATATAATGCTGGAAACTAACGGGACTTTACCTGATAATATTGATTTAATTGATAATTTGGATATGGTATCTCTTGACATTAAGCTAAAAGAGCATTTTGAAGGCGATTTTAAAGAAGATATTTTTTTAAATGAAATTAAATCACTAAATTTATTAATAGAGAAATCTATAAATGTATATTGTAAAGTAGTTATATTACCACAGTTAAATTTGGAGTCATTTGAAGAGGTAATTAAAAAAATTGATGAAGAGATAATTGATAAGAATAACGTTCAAATTATTATACAGCCGTCAAGTCCGCTAAACGATTGGGAAAATCTTTCCTCTCGCTTATTCGAATTTTCAGAGGCTGCCGGCAAATATTTTGAAGTTTCCACCATTCCCCAAATTCATAAAATTTTGAATATTGAATAATGATTAAATTTAATGTGTGTAATTATAATTTAGAGGTGTATAAATGAAAGAAAAAACATCCATTAACTTGAGAAAATCTATGAATAGAGGATCTGTAGAACAAGAAACTAAAATTCATGATAAACCTGGAGAAATAATGAAGATTGCAACTTCAGACGTTGTATCAATTCCTCCTAGTAAAAGTATTAAGGATACTGCTAAAGTAATGATGGAACATGAATTCAGGAGATTGCCAATCACTGATCCTGGTTCCGGCAAAGTTTTAGGTATTGTAACAGTAATGGATATATTGGATTTCTTTGGTGGAGGAAATAAATTTAATATTATTGAGAAAAAATACGAAGACAACTTTTTAGCAGCTATTAATGAACCTGTACGTGAAATCATGTCACGTGATGTAATTTCATTATCCAGCAAATCTTCCATTAAAGAAGTTGTTGATTTGATGTTGGCAAAACAAATTGGAGCGCTCCCTCTTGTTGACGGCGACGATAAACTCGTCGGTATCGTAACTGAAAGGGATATCGCATTGTCATTTGCAGGCGAATTGGATGAAAAGGCTGTACACGATTACATGACAACCAAAGTCTTCACTACCACTCCAGGTACTCCAATCGAAAGTGCCTGTAAGATTATGGTCAGAAACGGCTTAAGAAGAATTCCTATTGTTGGAGGAGAAGCCGACATTTCAAAGGCAGCTAAAAAATTATTGGGAATCGTAACTTCAACTGATATTATTCGTTTCTTAAACGCAAAAGAGTTATTTGATAATTTAAACTCCAATGCAGCAAGCAAAGTACTCGAAACTAAACTGTCTGATATCATGGTTAAGGATGCAGTAATTGCAGAACCTGAAGACAGCATTAACGAAATCTGCGAATTATTCAAAATCAGCAACATCGGTGGAGTGCCTGTAGTCAGGGATAATGATGTAGTAGGTATCATAACTGAAAGGGATATCTTGAGAGCTATTAAAAACTTATAATTATGGAGAATTAATATGCAAGTTAAAAATTTAATGTCTAAAACGCTAATTACCATCGACAAAGACCAGAGTCTTGCCGATGCATTAAAATTACTTAGGAAAAATAGAATTTCCCGTCTTCCTGTTCTGAACAACAAGGAACTGGTGGGTATAATTTCAGAAAGAGACATTGCAGCTAAGCTTGGTTCTTCAAAATATGAAAGCATGCCTGCTTCAAGGCTTCACGTTTCATCCGTTATGGTCAAAGACATTATTACTGTTCCTCAGACCATGCAGCTTGATGAAGTGGCAAACATAATGCTTGAAAACGGAATCGGATCCGTGCCTGTCATGGAAGACGACAAAATGGTCGGTATCGTTTCAAAAGCTGACTTCGTCACATTGGCCGTAGATGGCGAATACGACAAAATCTGTACAAAGGATTTAATGACCAAGGATGTAAAGACTGTTTCTCCATCCGAAAGGCTTATCCACGCAAGAAGAGTAAGTCTCGATTCAAAAGTCGGCAGACTGCCAGTTCTTGATGACAGCGAACTTGTCGGAATGATTACTTCCAAAGACCTTATGAGGGCATTCATCGACTTCAGGAAAAAGGTTCCTGAAAAGTATCAGAAATCCCAAATCAAGGAAGTGCTCGTTGAAGACATCATGTCCACAAACCTTACCGTCGTAAGCAAGGACACCTGCATTTCAGAGGTCTCAAAAATCATGATGGACACCGGCTACAACGGTTTGCCTGTTGTGGAAGACGATGAGCTTATTGGAATCGTAACCCAAACAGATATCCTAAGGCTCATTGCAAAACTCGAAGCATAGTGTAGCTATAATTAGCTATACTTTAAAATTTTTTCTTTTTTTCATTTCAAGGTGGTATTATTTCTGAATTAATCTCTTTTTTAGGTCCCAGGGGAACATTTACCCATGAAGCGGCGTCAACAATAGGCGATAATCTAATCCCGTACTGTACGATTCCCGCAATAATGGAAAGCATCGTTTCGGGAGAATGCAACAAGGGCGTAGTGCCTATTGAAAACTCAATTGAAGGCTCCGTCGGCATAACTCTCGACTCCTTAGCCCATAAATATGACTTAAACATCGTCGGTGAAATCGTTCTGCCGATCAATCAGAATTTAATCGTAAATCCTGGAACAAGCCTTGATGACATTGATGATGTCTATTCACACGCCCAGGCGATTGCCCAGTGCCAGGATTTCATCAGTTCAAATAATATTCAGCCCCATTATGCGGTAAGTACGGCAAGGGCTGCAAAAGGCATCATAGGACACAAGTCCAAGGCAGCTATCGGAAACGCCAAAAGTGCCGAGCTGTACGGCCTTGAAATACTTAAGGCCAATATCCAGGATGTTTCAAACAATGAAACCCGTTTTGTCGTTTTATCTACACAAGACACTGAGCCTACCGGCAGGGACAAGACCTCAATAATATTTTCAATCTATGAGGATCGTCCTGGAATGCTTTATAAGATACTTGGAATCTTTGAAAGGGAACACATTAACTTAACTAAAATCGAATCAAGGCCTTCCAAGGAAGGTTTGGGCAAGTATATCTTTTTTGCCGATTTTAACGGTCATCAAAAAGATGAAACAATTAAAGGCATAATAAAAGAAATCGATGATAATACTTATTTTTTAAAAGTTCTGGGTTCATACCCTGAATTTTAAGAAAACTTTAAATTATTGTTTCAATATAATAATTAATATTAATAATTTAGGAGGGTTGGTATGTCCACAGATAAAGATAAACTTCTTCAAATAATGGCCAGTCTGGAATCAGATTACGCTCATGGAAAGATATCCAGAGAAAAGTATATTTATTTCCGTTCAAAATATGAAGACAAGCTTAATGCTTTGGATGCAAGAGAGGCTACCAATAGAATCAGATCAATGCAGGGAAAACCTTCCGATTCTCCTAAAAAGGTTGAAAAACCTAGTGAAAAAGAAATAAAAGAGAAAGAGGATTTAGTTCAAAAATACATCATAAATCCTAAAAAGGGTGACAAGCAGCTTAAGGAAAAGACTCCAATGGATTCAGGTACCTTCAAGCTTGTAGCCATTTTGATTTTGGCTGTCGGCTTTACCGTCGGCGCCGCATTTGGTGTATTCAATTTTGATTTCCAAACCTTTTCAGAAACCAATGCTGTAGCTATCGTTACCGATACCGCATTTCCTGATGTTGCAGACATTCATGTAAATACTACAAAAACGGTCAGCAACACCACATATGTCCAGAATACGACGGATTCGTCCTCGGTACAGACTTACCAGGACACTTCAACCCAGAGCGTCGATACGAGCCAGAGTTCAAGTCAGAGCTCAAGTCAGACTCCTAGTCAGAGTCCGTCTCAGGATTCAGGTTCACAGGCTCCGTCTCAGGATTCAGGTTCACAGGCTCAAGCAGGATAGGAATGATTTAATTTAAACGGTGAATATATGAAGAAATTAACTATAATAGGAGCTGTAGTGCTTATATTAATTATTGCAGTTTGCGGATACATTGTTCTAAATGATATCCAATTCAATGCAGGAAGCAGTAAAAATACAGGCAGTACCAATGAATCCGTTACTATGCTATCCATTTCAAAAGGCGGTGTCACAATAGAATATCCTTCCAATTGGGTAATGTCCCAGGCAACTTCAAACAATTCCGTATTGGCAATCTCAAAAGCCAGTTCAGTGGACAATCTTGAAGTCGGCCAGGTTAACATACACGTTGAGAAAAAGGATTTCACGGGCGACTTTGACCGCTTCGTAAACAGCACTTACAATAACATTCAGGCCGATGAGGCCTTCGATCTGGTATCCTCAGGCGAAGTGGACCTTAACGGCGAGAGGGTTCTTCAGTACATCTACACTTCCTCATCAAATAACGGTGTCGTCAAACAGCACAAGGCATTATGGTTCGACAGGGGAAATGAAGCTTACGTTGTCATGTACAGTGCTCCTATCGATAAGTATGAGGTTAACCTGCCTGCTGCAGACTACATTATCCAGCATATCAAAATCAACTAATTTTATTTATTTTTTTAGAGGTATTATCATGATTGTATTATGCGTTACGGGCAGCGTGGCTGCCACACAATCAGTTAAATTGGCTAGAGAATTCAAAAGACAGGGCATTGATGTCAAATGCTTCATGAGCGAGGCCGCCTGCAAAATCATCCATCCTAATTCCATGGAGTTTGCAACCGGCAGCGAAGCGATAACGGAACTTACGGGCAATATCGAGCATGTAAGGTATGCCCAGGAGGATTTGATACTTGTAGCTCCGGCTACCGCAAATACCATCTCAAAATTCGCTCATAAGATTGCCGACAATCCGATTTCCACATTGCTGATAACGGCATACGGTCATGACACTCCGATTCTTTTCGTTCCGTCAATGCACGATTCAATGTTTAAGGCAATCGAGGAAAACATCGAAAAGATCAAAGCAGAAGGATCAGCATATTTCATGCCTCCGGTAATGGATGAGGGAAAGGCAAAGTTCCCGTCCAAGGACGATATAGTCATGGAATCCTTAAGATGCATTAACCTGAATAAGAAGTGATTACCATTCGAGGAAAAAAAGTTTTAATCAGTCTTGGAGGAACGTTCGAGCCTATAGATTCCGTAAGGGGAATCACCAACAAGTCCTCCGGAAAGATGGGCCTTGCCCTTGCAAAGCAGGCATATATCCTGGGAGCAGACGTTACTTTGGTTGTTGCCAATGTCAGCGTTGAGATTTCACCCCTTTTTAATGTAATTCCCGTTGAAACTTCCAAACAGATGGCCAAAGCTATTTTTGAAATCGTTAAGGATTTTGACATTTTCATTTCAACGGCTGCCGTTTCGGATTTTGAGGTCGTCGAGAGAAAAAGCAGAAAAATTGATTCAGATTCCTCGCTAGCCATCAACCTGAAGCCGACGGTTAAAATCATTCGCCAGATTAAAAAGATCAATCCGTCAATATTTCTTGTGGGATTCAAGGCGGAATTCAACATATCTCGTGAAGACATAATCTACTGTGCCCACAAGCAGATTAATGATGCCGGAACCGATCTGGTCGTTGCAAATGACGTTTCACGCAAGGACTGTAATTTCGGGTCCGATAAAAACGAGGTTTTAATCATTGACGATGAGGTCATGACGGTTCCGCTTGCAAGCAAGGACGAAATAGCCAAAACCATCATGGAAGTCATTTCTAAAAAGACTACATGTAGATAACGCTAATGATTTTACATTTTCTTTTCAATGTCATGCATAATTAATGCATTAATGATTAATTATATTGATTTATTTTTCGAAGCCATTAATTTAATAATTCGTTCATTGCAAATGCTTGACGGAAATTTTCATCCTGTTTTTTGATAATATTTTTTTAGGCATGGCTCAATTAACTTTTAAGCTTTTTA
Encoded proteins:
- the pheA gene encoding prephenate dehydratase, which codes for MSELISFLGPRGTFTHEAASTIGDNLIPYCTIPAIMESIVSGECNKGVVPIENSIEGSVGITLDSLAHKYDLNIVGEIVLPINQNLIVNPGTSLDDIDDVYSHAQAIAQCQDFISSNNIQPHYAVSTARAAKGIIGHKSKAAIGNAKSAELYGLEILKANIQDVSNNETRFVVLSTQDTEPTGRDKTSIIFSIYEDRPGMLYKILGIFEREHINLTKIESRPSKEGLGKYIFFADFNGHQKDETIKGIIKEIDDNTYFLKVLGSYPEF
- a CDS encoding PsbP-related protein, with product MKKLTIIGAVVLILIIAVCGYIVLNDIQFNAGSSKNTGSTNESVTMLSISKGGVTIEYPSNWVMSQATSNNSVLAISKASSVDNLEVGQVNIHVEKKDFTGDFDRFVNSTYNNIQADEAFDLVSSGEVDLNGERVLQYIYTSSSNNGVVKQHKALWFDRGNEAYVVMYSAPIDKYEVNLPAADYIIQHIKIN
- a CDS encoding flavoprotein; its protein translation is MIVLCVTGSVAATQSVKLAREFKRQGIDVKCFMSEAACKIIHPNSMEFATGSEAITELTGNIEHVRYAQEDLILVAPATANTISKFAHKIADNPISTLLITAYGHDTPILFVPSMHDSMFKAIEENIEKIKAEGSAYFMPPVMDEGKAKFPSKDDIVMESLRCINLNKK
- a CDS encoding endoglucanase, coding for MSTDKDKLLQIMASLESDYAHGKISREKYIYFRSKYEDKLNALDAREATNRIRSMQGKPSDSPKKVEKPSEKEIKEKEDLVQKYIINPKKGDKQLKEKTPMDSGTFKLVAILILAVGFTVGAAFGVFNFDFQTFSETNAVAIVTDTAFPDVADIHVNTTKTVSNTTYVQNTTDSSSVQTYQDTSTQSVDTSQSSSQSSSQTPSQSPSQDSGSQAPSQDSGSQAQAG
- a CDS encoding CBS domain-containing protein, which translates into the protein MKEKTSINLRKSMNRGSVEQETKIHDKPGEIMKIATSDVVSIPPSKSIKDTAKVMMEHEFRRLPITDPGSGKVLGIVTVMDILDFFGGGNKFNIIEKKYEDNFLAAINEPVREIMSRDVISLSSKSSIKEVVDLMLAKQIGALPLVDGDDKLVGIVTERDIALSFAGELDEKAVHDYMTTKVFTTTPGTPIESACKIMVRNGLRRIPIVGGEADISKAAKKLLGIVTSTDIIRFLNAKELFDNLNSNAASKVLETKLSDIMVKDAVIAEPEDSINEICELFKISNIGGVPVVRDNDVVGIITERDILRAIKNL
- a CDS encoding 7-carboxy-7-deazaguanine synthase QueE, coding for MKAPIIEIFSSFQGEGLLIGQRQIFVRFAGCNLNCAYCDTKNSISKDDGILMTPSEVASKIESILTPDCQTISFTGGEPSLYPDFINEVSRLTNLDIMLETNGTLPDNIDLIDNLDMVSLDIKLKEHFEGDFKEDIFLNEIKSLNLLIEKSINVYCKVVILPQLNLESFEEVIKKIDEEIIDKNNVQIIIQPSSPLNDWENLSSRLFEFSEAAGKYFEVSTIPQIHKILNIE
- a CDS encoding CBS domain-containing protein, with amino-acid sequence MQVKNLMSKTLITIDKDQSLADALKLLRKNRISRLPVLNNKELVGIISERDIAAKLGSSKYESMPASRLHVSSVMVKDIITVPQTMQLDEVANIMLENGIGSVPVMEDDKMVGIVSKADFVTLAVDGEYDKICTKDLMTKDVKTVSPSERLIHARRVSLDSKVGRLPVLDDSELVGMITSKDLMRAFIDFRKKVPEKYQKSQIKEVLVEDIMSTNLTVVSKDTCISEVSKIMMDTGYNGLPVVEDDELIGIVTQTDILRLIAKLEA
- a CDS encoding phosphopantothenoylcysteine decarboxylase domain-containing protein, which encodes MITIRGKKVLISLGGTFEPIDSVRGITNKSSGKMGLALAKQAYILGADVTLVVANVSVEISPLFNVIPVETSKQMAKAIFEIVKDFDIFISTAAVSDFEVVERKSRKIDSDSSLAINLKPTVKIIRQIKKINPSIFLVGFKAEFNISREDIIYCAHKQINDAGTDLVVANDVSRKDCNFGSDKNEVLIIDDEVMTVPLASKDEIAKTIMEVISKKTTCR